In Salvelinus fontinalis isolate EN_2023a chromosome 8, ASM2944872v1, whole genome shotgun sequence, the genomic stretch ACCTTGATGCGTTTTTATTCATACTCAACACATGATTGTCATGCTTTGGGCTTCATGTTTTTGAGGGATCAAATAGTGTTTTCATCTGTTCTTATGTTCACAGGCTCCAGCAGTCGACAGACCACTATCTAAGACCACCCACAGCTGCAATGGATGAATTGCTTCATGTCATGTAAGTAATTCCTCTAAAACGTTGAAATGGCTTGATATGGAGTGATCATTTGATAAGGATGGCTAGAGAGGAGAAATGCTGTGCTTATGCATGGAAGACAGCAGCAGCGCCAGTacgtgtgtagtgtgtagtgtataccTTATGTGTGTGTGACCCAGGTGTTCAAACTCACCATGATCACCAGACATCATATCTCCCCTGCTCACTGTTGTGTAATGGTTATGGATGAGTTAGTTGGCACCAGTCCAGTCTTGCTGCATCACCCTCCCCTACCAACCCCACTGGGCTGGTAGGTTATTCAGTGCCACCGGCCAGAGACCGAATCTGTCTCACCCTGTTTGTGTGTAAGTGCATGCGTTACTGAGTACATACCCTTTACAACGGAAGAAGTACAGTCCCTCACATCCTTCATATTAATTTCCCTTCTGCTGGATTTGAAAATATACATCAATGCATGTGGGAATCTTACATCATAGTCCTTATCTTGCAGATACTAAATTATTTGTGAATTGAGCCCAGGGCCCAGCCCACCTCCTTCCTGAGCCCAGGGCCCAGCCCATCCCCCCATCCTAAGCATTACAGTTCACTCACTGGGGCTGGAGGTGTAGGTGCAGCCGGTGGTGGTGGGTGGAGGTGAATCAGAGTCCACTGAGGCGTTGTCCTCATCCTGGGAGCAGCCGGCCTGGATAGCCCGCAGGTAGCTGTGGCTGCGGGAGCGAAAGCACGTCGGTGTGGGCAGGTTCAAAGCCTCCACCGCCTGGGACTCCCCCTCGCAGTACAGCGAGCGCCCGCAGCCCTGCCCACACACCTGAAAGAACACGTGCAGGTTGACACGTTGGGGGCGGGGACTTAGGCGACTGCTAGCCTGCCACCGCCTGTGAGGCGAAAGCAGTGCAAGTCTCGGGTGGCAGGGCATGCTTCTGGAGTAAGGTAGTGGTGTATGGTAGGAGAGTGGGAAGGATCCTGTTTCCCTCAGCTCACAAGAGCCCAATCAAAAGGACTGTTAGATTTACCAAAGAAACTCATGCACTAATTAAGGACAGTATCACTATCTCCAGAGGAAAATGGGTACAGGAGTTATCATGCACAGTCAAAATTGTACTTAATGAAACGGATTGATCAAAAGTAAGCTACTTCAATAACCATGTTGAAGATATCTCATTATATCAATATTCTGTTTGAGCTTTGTGTTCACTGATAGAATCTGTGTACTCACTGTATTGTATCTGTGAAATACCACATAGAATGTTTAATCAGTGATGACAAGCCAGCGGCGTCAGATTTCCCTTTCCTCATCCCTGGAGCTAATGCAATCACTGTGACTGAGGAATCAACAGCCTCCCTCTACAAGCTGTCCACTCTCTCCACATCATAGtcgtagtggttgtggtggtgtctgATTTTGCTCAGCTCAGCGACGCTATTGATCTACAGGACTTGTTTATTGGTGTAGCACATTTACAGGCTCTGGCGTTGACAACATGACACTTTTCCACAACAGCAGATTCACCAGCAGAAATATACCATAATACAACTGTATAGGCTGGACAGGAAGTAGGTATTGTAGAGAGACCGATAAGCTGAGTCAACTTCACCTGTCCACCCTGCGATAAGAGCTTGTTTCACTGTTCAAACAGTgccagagtggaggaggaggaacaatgaTAGCCTATTACGCCCCAGACTTCTATACCAGGCTGCTGTGATGTTCAAGGTTTTAATGATGTTGGTAGCAGGTAGAGTCCCTGTTTGTTCGTCCTGCTTTTCATTGCAGTGTGAGAGGATGCTGGTGCCAGAGTTGGCACATGGTCATCATTGTATCCCCCAAGAAAGAAAGGAGATGTAACAGGGATGCTCAGtattcaaaatacatttttaaacttCATTCAAATCAAATGATGAAACTTCACACCATTTCATGATATTTACACATTTTTCCTTGGTTGATGCTTATCTGTTATTTGATCCATTAGAATCTTGCAATACTTAGCACGCAAGCTGATATTGTCTGTACTCCTTTTTATACCCAATGAAAAGCCTTGATGGAAAGGCATCGATGTGTTACAACCTCTCCTGTATTAGATTTTATGCACAGTTACCGCCATGAACAACAATGCAGATCCTTTGAAGCCTCTTCTCCTGCTAAGGCAGCCATTGTAATCCATCAGATATCAATCCTGATAAAACACTGCAGTTCATTCATAAAAAAACTTGCTTTTATCCCAAAGAGAGATTTTCTTGTCATCTCCCAAATTCAATTAATCAAATATGATTTGATAATAACAAAAGATTCCTGTAAGAGGTAGAGGGTAATTTAACTGCTGTCATCTGTAATATGATGCTATTTTAACTCCATGAGCATATGTGGCGTCGGGTCTTCCATCTGAAAGGAGCCTGGTGGTCTTGATAAAAACCTAGGCTCATGTCTAAAAATTACTTTCAAACATCATTCCTATTCCTGTCTCTTCTGGCTTACTGAATGTTTAACCAACCAGCATCTCACCACACACATAATCTGAAATATTCTATCCCTACCTACAGTCACAGACAGAGGATTCTGCTGGCTCTGCAATGCACCATGCTGTCAACATCCTATTAATTTCTGGTTGTTGTTTCAGGCTTGAAGCTTGTCCACACTGAAGGTCTTTGCACTGACTGAGGGCATTCTTTATGAATAATTCATTTTATTCAGTAGTACCTACATCTGTCACACTTCTGTTGTATTTGTTGTATGGGGGTATTATtcccacacacactgacaggccTGTTTTAAACACTGATGAAGAGTGTCCTGAGTAATAGAGAGAGTGGACTTACATACCTGCCCACTGCTCATCATGCCCCTGCCCAGGGTAGAGTAGCTCTGGTGGAAGTCTTTGCCATCGTCCCAGTGCCGCATGGCCATCGGGGGCTCTCCTGGGCTCACCAAGCAGTCCAGGTTGTCCAGGCTCCGATTGGTAGAGAGCTCTCTCAGGGAGGGGAGACagctacagggaaaggggggagaATTAGCTGCTGAAATTACCCCTCAACAGTATGGAAAATACTTGGATGAAGGGTGGGGAGGAAACGTGACGTCTTGGGTTGATGAGAACCGCTGGTGCTGGAGCATCAATTTTCAGTGGATGGTTTGAACCTTCCCCAAACCTCTTGTGATTTTGTGAGATTAAATACCAGTGAGATGAGAGGATATTGGGGTGTAGCTGGGTATCAAAATGACAGCACAGAGGAAACATTGAGTCGTCAGTAAACATCAAAACAAAAGGGAGCAAATTTGAGTTATTTTTTTGCTTTGTAATCATTAATGGAATTTGCTGAGACGGAGAGATTGTTTCCTCTGTTCTGACTTGTCTCTCAAGAAGGCACCTGTTAGTGGGAATGTGTGTGCCGGAGTGAGGGTGGAAGGGGTTTGTATGGGGGATCAGTGGCTTATAATGAGAGACATGACTGGATTGGCTGTGGCTGGGATACTAACACACCACTCGGAGCACTTGGTAATATATGCGGCGTGGGAAGGGGCACGACACAAAGCACTGGGGTGGTTAGAGAGAAGCGGCAGCAGCGGTGGGCATGTGTGAGTGGAGGGCCGTGCTGCCCCCCTCCATAAGACACTGACCTGGCCAAATGCTGCATTGAGCATGCACTCTGTAGCGGAGACCACAGTACCCCATTATCCTTCAGCATGAGAGCGTAACAGCGAGGCCTGCCGGTTTGGGTGGTGGGGAACATGACAAAAAATGTCACCTTTTTGACCTCAAATGGAAACTTTTGGTTACCTGTTGCTGGTAGGTAATTACCTTTTCCTATAAATGAACATCCCCTAAGAACATGTTAAGCTGATATGTACTCCTAATGAACAATGTTGCAGCCGGCAGGTTTTACCTTGCATATACTGTAGAAACTGTTCCACATCAGTGTCAGGATTCTGCCCCCTGCTGTCCATTTGTGGTGGCCACTTTAATTGAATTGTATTGTTATATTCAACTCTCTTTTAGAGCAGGCAGGTTTCCATGCAGGGTGTCTGTAGCTACTTCTCTATAAAATACGTTCCCTCGGACATCCCATGTTATCTGTTCTGTCATGACATAGATTGATAAGAAGAAACAAACCCCTCAGCCGAGACATATCTAAACAGTATTAACTACAGTATGATCTACATGCATATTTCCCCCTGAGGCTGTTTCACTCACTTGTGCAGAGGTGGTGGAGGCTGCTGCTCGCTCAGGGACTGATGGGTGGCCTTCAAGTAGCTCTGGCGGCGGGCAGCTGTTTTGGGTGAGGATTTGGGGCTTCCCTCAGACTCCTCGCTGTCCTGGTCCACGTCCCCCATGGCCTTGACGTAGCTGCCACTACGCATCCTCCGGCAGGGGATCTCCAGACCCCCGGGCCGGCCCCGGCCCCCCAGCGTAGCACTCCAGTCCCCCAGGGGAATCTACAGACAGCATGAGGCCACAGTGAGTCACCAAACCTTCAACTCCACTTTATCACACAGTCTTTTAACTAGCTTAATGAGAGAGACCTTGAATGGGTCATTTCatgtgaatgtactgtgtgtgtatttgaaatGAAAGTATTTGAATAATGGGATTATAGACTGTAAATGTCAAGATGCTTCTGCAGTAGTTAGAAAGGGATTCAAATGAATTAGGTTTTAAAACAAATCTCCTAATTTCAGGGAACAGTAAAGTTGTGAGGGGAATTAGGGGGTGCAGTGAATGCTATTGCCTGCATAATACTCACTTGGCCTCCTACCTGGAGGTACTGACAGGTCAGGTCCTGGTGACACGACTTGGTTTTGAGCAGCGTCCTGTTGACTGTGGCTGAACCTTTCTGGAGCACCTGCCTGGCCTGGCTGAGGGTCAGTGTGGACCAGGAGCCTCTCTTCACCAGGGTgctctccctgcctcctcctcccacCAGCTCCCCTCCCCTGGTCCCTGCCAGCGCTTGCGGGCAGGCCAGGTACTTCAGGTCGCTGCTGCTCTTGGAGGCCTTGAGTGTGTGAGCAGAGATGGTGTTGTAGCCATGTGGGAGGTGCCTGGGAGGGGCCTGGCTGTCCGACACCGCCCTGCCTAACGTCATCATGCTAAGTGGGTTACGGTAGCCCATGGCGATAGTGCCAGCTTTGGTGGTGGTGTCACTCTCCAGGGCATTGTCTGAGCTCCAGAGTCCCAGTGCATTCTGCCTGCTAGGTTGCTGCTTCAGCGTCTCAGTCTTAGCCCTGTCTTTACTCTTACTCCTGCGGGTCTGCCTGGtcccctcctcacctccaccTGTAGTGCTGTTCATGTTGCCCTTGACCACCGAGCCCTCCAGGGATTGGGACTTGTTGAAGAGCTTCTGGACAGAGTGCATAATGTGACGGATGCGTCCGGGACTCTCGCTGCGCTGCTTGGCCACCCTTCCCCGGTGGAACTGGAGGGTACTGAAGCCATCCCTTTGCAGAGGTAGGTGCTTCTCCAGCTGGTCCAACAGGTTAGATGGCAGCCGGTTCATCTTGGCCGCTGCTGCAGAGGAGATGGTAACTGATCCACTGGTGATCATGGGAGCCCCTCTAAGACCCAGGCCCATGGACATGGAGGTGGACAGGGTGCCCGCCCGGCTGCCCACAGGCCCACCCCCGGCAGGGACCATGTAGCCCTGGTAGTAGTCCGGGGAGTAGTCAGCCTGCTCTTGTTGGGAGGTGAAGTGGAGGCGGGGGAAGGTGCTGCTGTTGGACATCTGGTTGAGGGGCAGCAGGCACTCCGAAGGCAGCGATTGGGGGTTGGGGCCCTGGTAGAGTTGGTGGGGGTCCAGGGTGCCGTAGTGGTTCATGGTGGGGCTCAGAAGGAAGAGGCCGTGGGCGTCAGAGGTCAAGGGGTACAGTGGCTTCTTTGGGGCCCCCGATGGCTCACAGGAGTCCGACAGGTGACGGCTGCGATTGGGTCCTAACCCTTTCATGGTTGTCACAGCGCAGGTCTGCTGCTGCCCTTAGAACATGTCTCCAGCTGGGGCGCGTTTACAGCCCTGGAGGGCTCATCCTGGaacagagaggaatatgatatcTTTTAGAATATACAGTATGAGAAAGAGGACGTTAATGTAAGAGTTGGTGGGCTGATAAGAGTTGTAATTGCTTCtcattaaaattgattaaattgagatgttttgtcactggcctacacacaaaacccccataatgtcaaagtggaattatgtcttTTATGTCTTTGAatgattataatttttttttacaaattaatacaaaatgaaaagttgaaatgtgttgagtcaataagtatttaaccccatTTTTATGGCAAGCCTCAGGAGTAGaactgtgcttaacaagtcacataagttgcatggactgtctgtgtgcaataatagtgtttaacatgacttttgaatgactacctcatctctgtacctccataaaatacaattatctataaggtaAGAAAAACTGGTTCAGTGTGCTTTCCACcaaacaataacctaaaacacacgaCCAAATCTACAGTGAAGTtggttaccaagaagacagtgaaggttcctgagtggccgagttacaattttgacttaatAATGCTTTAAAATATATGGCGAAACCtcaaaatggttgtctagcaatgatcaacaaccaatttgacagagctttaagAACAGAgctttgaaaagaataatggcaaatgttgcacaatccaggtgtggaaagctcataaagacttacccaggaatactcacagctgtaattgctgccaaaggtgattctaacttgTATAGGGAAGGTTCCTCAGAGGAGGCAGGCGAGGACCATCCTCCTtggtgaatttcataaaaatagtgaaaAATTAATACTAAAtgtattcacgtcaccaaataattgtttaaaacacattgttttgcaatgaaggtctacagtagcatcAGCAGCTAGTTTCCATCTTCCTCTGGGCACATTTACTCGTGGATCtcatccccttccatagacttacagagTAATTATGGCAACttctggaggatgtcctccaacctatcagaggtattgcagcatgaactgatatgttgtccatccaatcaaaggaaCAGAAAATGAATCtcgtactgaaagcataagctacagctagctagcactgcagtgcataaaatgagGTTAGTAGTtaactcaaagagagagagacaatagttgaacagttttgaacaaagtaatttcttcaaaaatgaaggagatgTGAGAGAGCGAGCTAgctatattcaaatcaaatcaatcaagtttattttatatagcccttcgtacatcagctaatatctcgaagtgctgtacagaaacccagcctaaaaccccaaacagaaagcaatgcaggtgtagaagcacatatTCCATTAAACATTTTTTtggtttcacttacttagctagcaaatgcagctagctagctagtttagactattcaaacacccggctcaaacagagggtttggcttggaaaggttatTTCGCCTGGTCACTGACTGCTGatatgttgtgcactgaagtccacaagcgaagggaaaaggtaagATGCGCgtagatgcaagaaggaattatacaacgatctggctgctatgaaagtgaactgtttgcgtgtgatcaggggtgtattcattccgctgattctgttgaaaaacataaacataactgaatttgtccaatagaaactctcccatttgcaactgttggactaatgattacaccctagatgagctagatgcaggcaagattgtgcaaggtggtattgaatgtgtcaatgtcggtcaccttgattactcaaatttctctcgacctgtgcacgcacctacgttgtaaactttcattcataggctaggttgcagCAACCTCATgttgggtatagggaaaatttgagtatcatgtagtaagtagcctaaacctatcaatgttatgGAATAATTGAAAAatggatgtaaaaaatgtatcactacccactttaaacaatgccacttaatataatgtttacataccctacattactcatctcctatgtatatactgtactcgataccatctactgcatcttgcctatgccgttctgtaccatcactcattcatatatctttatgtacatatttttcatccctttacacttgtgtgtataaggtagttgttgtgaaattgttaggttagattactcgttggttattactgcattgtcggaactagaagcacaagcatttcgctacattcgcattaacatctgctaaccatgtttatgtgacaaatcaaatttgatttgatttgttacattgagctgggtgaatggaatatgaatgacagtcatccaatatgctgtaattgaaataaggccatgctcataaaacatgttttgtcctccctcatcttaaacggcaccgaccgccactggtgtTGACTCAGGGGaatgaatacttatctaataaaGATATATTAGTGCTTTATTTTTCAATATATCTTTTACAAATGATAGAatatttcttccactttgacagtagttttgtgtagatcgtaaaaaacaacaactattAAATCCATCTTAATTccaccttgtaacacaacaaaatgtggaaaaagtcaaggagtgtgaatactttctgaaggcactgtaagcaaATGAACATAGAGTTGGAGCTCATTAACTATTTTCAATGTGTCCTAAGATCTTTTAAGTACTGTTGTGAAGCACTAACTAAAAATACATTGTGTGTCACACAGCACTTCTACAACGATGTTATTGATATAGCTAGACCAAACtgcagaggagtagaggagttgCCCTCTACCAGCAGATGAAGGGGACCATAACTTATCTTCTCCTGTAACACACATCACCATGTCAGCACGGTTTTCCAACTAACCACCAGGGGGAGCTACAGAACAGAACAACGGCATACAGGCTAGGCCAGAGATTTGAACGCATCAGTGCTTCCCAACTGAGCTCAGGGTGTAGAATTATTTAGTACACACTGGTATATGCTCTGCTCATCAAAATGACATGATTCTCTTTATATGACTAAATGAAGTGAGAAATGTAAATTGACCATCTGTGCTTAATCTTGTATGTCTTTTAAAGGTCACTGCATATTAAAGCACAAAATGACTGTCTGACTGAACTTTAAAGGCTATTAACTTATGATTTTATTAAGGTTATTTAGCAATGCAAATATAAACTGCATTTTACTGCAGAGAGTGCAACCCTGTCTTCCACTGTGTAGGCTGTCTGCCCAGATGTACTGGGTTTGGTGCATAGGCCTCTGCTGCCACAATCACCTTGTACTAATTTAAGGTAAACTACAAGTAGAATCAGAGACTCACAGAGGTTAACATGGGGAATAGAACAAACACCGACGTAAGGCAGACACAGGTTGTCACCCCAATGAAGTACTTCAAAGCTATTACAGTGTCTCAAATGGGGACGAACAGAGGAGCAGATGTGATATTCTGTATCCTGACCTCAGTCATCTCTCCTGGCTGTCGTAACCTGACCATATACAGAGGTGATAGTATAGCGCTCAGGGAATCAGGGATTAGTGTAAAGCAGAGCTGATggatcctctctctctgctggttgGCTGTTGTGACATCACCTTTCTGAGACAAGAGACAGGGGGTCCTAAAGCGCTGATGAATGATGGCCGTATTCTCCTGCCATGGAATTGTATGTCAATACGGATAGTGGTTTCCAAAGCAACAGTCAGTCTAGACAAGTCTGTCTGTTTATTGGTTCTCTCTTCCTGATGCCTCTGACGTCACAGATCTACCTGGCAAAAAGGCTCTGGCATAATGACTCACGCGCATGCAGCTGGAAGCCTAAATCATGCTGAGGAAATTGATGATGGAAATGTTTTGTGGGCACAGGAAAACTAGTTGTAGCTTGAGTTTTTGGTGTCATTTTTTTCTAGTATCTCAGATTAACCTGCTCATTCTTAAAGATCTGTAAACATGACATTAAAAAGTATAAAAATACCATATTTATGTGAGAAATTATGTggaaacgttgattcaaccagtgtgtgcccagtgggaattgTGTCATTGAACACAGCTTCACTGCACGGTCATTCAGCATCTCCCTCTGACAGCACAGTTGGAAATCCTGCCTGGGAGTTGAGCATGTACCGCTCACATTTAATTACCACAACATTAGTTTGGGGTTTGTTTCCTTTATCTAACCTCATACACCCACTCCCACTCTGCTGTAGGAGAGCTCTCACTTATCTCAGTCTGTCTCTTTGCTGAAGCAGAACAACGCCTAGACAAATACAGCCGGCTTCACAGCAATATACTGTAGGCTGCTGTAATTCATCTGCCTTAGCCACAAGGGCGcacaggcacatacacacacgtgtacaaacacacacgtgtacaaacacacacgttcacaaacacacatgtgtacaaacacacacacgtacacgtgtacacacacacgtacacgtgtgcacacacgtgtacacacacacacacgtgtacacacacgtgtacacacacacacacacacacacacacacacacacacacacacacacacacacacacacacacacacacacagtgtgaatGCATGTGTAGACCCACACAAGcatgtgcacgcacgcacacacacatcacagcacTCTAGGCTCTATGTAAAGATGTTGCGAAGTGCTGCAGCCCCGTGCATCTCCGTCCCAGGGTCAGGCTGGCTGTGTATGGAACCTGGACCACAGGCGCAGAGATAATTATCAAGTAGACGGAAGATCCCCCTGGGCTCAGGCTGCTTTAAATGCCCATCACCAGTTCTCACACACAGTGGGGAAGCACAGGCTTAGCGTAAGTGTCATGGGAGCTGTGGCCTGTCTGCAACGGTAAAAGAGATGTAACACTTCCCCTGAGTGACAGGACTGCTGGGTCTATTTCAGCAGCAAGCtgttcacctgtgtgtgtgtgtgtgtgtgtgtgtgtgtgtgtgtgtgtgtgtgtgtgtgtgtgtgttggtatacAGCCCTATGTAGCCCTATTCATTGGTGCGGTTTCCAATGATAAGTAGAGCACAGAGACAGCACCAAGCCTAATCAGCAACCTTCAACCCACACCTAGCTGACATTTACTTTCGTTAGTGAACCCCCAGTGTCAGCCACTGTTTCTACCATTCTACCCTGAGAGAACATCACACTTCTGCTTATGTCTACCTTCTATGGTGCTATGACAAGAGTTTGAACATGACAAGAGTTTGAACATGACAAGAGTTTGAACTAAGCTTCTACATGCTGTAGTACTATGCGGCATCAGTGGATACACCTGAGAATGTAATATTTTCTCTTGGTGTATAACATGGAGTCGATGCATTGTGTAATGGTTCATTTATGGTTGTTCGGAGACTGAAATTCAGCCGGTTTGTGAACTACTAGTGTGTGGTGTAAGCCAACTAATTGATAGGATGTACTATAGAAAAGCGTTCAGACATGATATTACTGCTGTGCAGTGTGCTCCCACATCATCTACAGAGACATATGAAATCAAAGAGACAGAGATCTCTTTTTATTCACATTCCTGCATATAGCCTAGCACTGTTTGAAGTTCGACATTGACTCAACGTCCTCGAtaattatttaaccaggtcaaAGTGACAGTTCAATCAGAGGGGCCTTTGATAGTGTGCCCACCACCATCTCTGACAGAATCACGTTGCACACATGAAAAGGTAGGAAACCTGTCACTGATCAGgatattcattattattatttactcTTTGATGAAAAATGATAATCTGGTAGAAATGTAGTCCATAGGAATTGATATGGATTCCAACATTGCCATTTTGGAGTCTAATGATTACAAGGCAGAGGCACACAAGATTTTAAATGATTTCCTTTGTCCAAAAGATTCTAACTCTGACCACTGAATTTCAAGTGACTTTAGTCCTTCAGCAGGCTGAGAACAGTGTGACTGTTACTAATCATAGACAGACAGCGCATGGAGGAGATTATTTTAAGAAAAGGCCACACGCACACATTGACACACGCAttgacacgtacacacacacaaacactgtctTTTCAATTCAAGCTTTGCAGCACACAACATATATTCTGTAAAGGCTTAGTTtggaagcacattttttgtcgaCTGCCTCTCTGCGTGGCCTTAAAGAGCTTTAATATGCATCACACTGAGTTCATTAGGCGCAAATAAGATGAGAGAGCGGGAACAGGTTGGCGAAAAATTAACAAACTTAGCGTAGGACTTCTTTGATGAAGCGTCTGATCTGAGGACTACAAAAGAGTAAGAGTGGGTTTACTGCTTAGTTTAGCTCTGTAAAACAGGCACACTAACTAGGCCTATTAGCGAGACGCTAATAAAAAGGTAGGTGCTGAACAACAGAACCAGTTCTTCAGGGTTAGCAGACTGCTAACTGGCCATTGGACTGGTTTTGACTGTGTGGAGACTCTGCTCTCCTTGGAGTTCTTATTGGGTCCTTACAACTCGTGACAGACTAAAAGGATCATGGGATTTTTATCTTATTAATCATTCTGAAGATTTAATCTTGATCTGGTTTTCAAGTTTTATTCAAGTTCATACAGCTCAATCTACACAAATCCTTTCAAAGCAGTATATTTGTCTAAAGGGAACTTTATTTTTCAGACCTGAACCTGTCAGCCAGTGGAgactggccacccagccaaacccCACTGTGCTGTGCCACTAACCAGGCCTTTAATGAATTTGCTCAGTGGCAGTGCACTTCCCTTTCAGCCTTTGGTGAGGACAGAGGTATTGATCCAGCAACAGCTCCTTGTTCAGAGGTGAATATACAGCTGCCTGCTGGGCATCGGCTTTAGAAAACACTCCCAAAATAATcacc encodes the following:
- the LOC129860845 gene encoding disks large-associated protein 4-like isoform X2, translated to MKGLGPNRSRHLSDSCEPSGAPKKPLYPLTSDAHGLFLLSPTMNHYGTLDPHQLYQGPNPQSLPSECLLPLNQMSNSSTFPRLHFTSQQEQADYSPDYYQGYMVPAGGGPVGSRAGTLSTSMSMGLGLRGAPMITSGSVTISSAAAAKMNRLPSNLLDQLEKHLPLQRDGFSTLQFHRGRVAKQRSESPGRIRHIMHSVQKLFNKSQSLEGSVVKGNMNSTTGGGEEGTRQTRRSKSKDRAKTETLKQQPSRQNALGLWSSDNALESDTTTKAGTIAMGYRNPLSMMTLGRAVSDSQAPPRHLPHGYNTISAHTLKASKSSSDLKYLACPQALAGTRGGELVGGGGRESTLVKRGSWSTLTLSQARQVLQKGSATVNRTLLKTKSCHQDLTCQYLQIPLGDWSATLGGRGRPGGLEIPCRRMRSGSYVKAMGDVDQDSEESEGSPKSSPKTAARRQSYLKATHQSLSEQQPPPPLHKPRCYALMLKDNGVLWSPLQSACSMQHLASCLPSLRELSTNRSLDNLDCLVSPGEPPMAMRHWDDGKDFHQSYSTLGRGMMSSGQVCGQGCGRSLYCEGESQAVEALNLPTPTCFRSRSHSYLRAIQAGCSQDEDNASVDSDSPPPTTTGCTYTSSPTLPTCVSSSCKKAPPPVPPRTTSKPYISVTVQSSTESAQDTYLDQQDHRSEANSQSGRSSNSSGSLCSLRTGSLAKGSKPPAPVATPVPAPRDSHPPPSSTTQSLPQVQPQNDTLNPGPSLTPDQSLTLPEPVPTKRKLSSIGIQVDCVQPIQREDQPPPSTKFQSIGVQVENGRPLSRASSMASRQETETEPQDSKQDAPTSENNSTVHCNSQLLDPDPAASNGKECAVVRQPPKHPSFPARASASLPESLDPTLDPSFLPPPDPSLVSGNGSAQGDAAAPSTCLRDGNWFLKLLQAETARMEGWCQQMEQETKDKNISEEVMGTVRSAVGSAQLLIAQKFQQFRGLCDENLNVNANPQPTAQDLAGFWDLLQLSVEDISVKFDELWQLKANNWQLPEQKEEKKPAPPVVPKKTSKPKLSPGKDRSIDSAVDKQRQEARKRLMAAKRAVSVRQNSATESSDSIEIYVPEAQTRL